A genome region from Cervus canadensis isolate Bull #8, Minnesota chromosome 10, ASM1932006v1, whole genome shotgun sequence includes the following:
- the LOC122448236 gene encoding major prion protein translates to MVKSHIGSWILVLFVAMWSDVGLCKKRPKPGGGWNTGGSRYPGQGSPGGNRYPPQGGGGWGQPHGGGWGQPHGGGWGQPHGGGWGQPHGGGGWGQGGTHSQWNKPSKPKTNMKHVAGAAAAGAVVGGLGGYMLGSAMSRPLIHFGNDYEDRYYRENMYRYPNQVYYRPVDQYNNQNTFVHDCVNITVKQHTVTTTTKGENFTETDIKMMERVVEQMCITQYQRESEAYYQRGASVILFSSPPVILLISFLIFLIVG, encoded by the coding sequence ATGGTGAAAAGCCACATAGGCAGCTGGATCCTAGTTCTCTTTGTGGCCATGTGGAGTGACGTCGGCCTCTGCAAGAAGCGACCAAAACCTGGAGGAGGATGGAACACTGGGGGGAGCCGATACCCGGGACAGGGAAGTCCTGGAGGCAACCGCTATCCACCTCAGGGAGGGGGTGGCTGGGGTCAGCCCCATGGAGGTGGCTGGGGCCAACCTCATGGAGGTGGCTGGGGTCAGCCCCATGGTGGTGGCTGGGGACAGCCACATGGTGGTGGAGGCTGGGGTCAAGGTGGTACCCACAGTCAGTGGAACAAGCCCAGTAAACCAAAAACCAACATGAAGCATGTGGCAGGAGCTGCTGCAGCTGGAGCAGTGGTAGGGGGCCTCGGTGGCTACATGCTGGGAAGTGCCATGAGCAGGCCTCTTATACATTTTGGCAATGACTATGAGGACCGTTACTATCGTGAAAACATGTACCGTTACCCCAACCAAGTGTACTACAGGCCAGTGGATCAGTATAATAACCAGAACACCTTTGTGCATGACTGTGTCAACATCACAGTCAAGCAACACAcagtcaccaccaccaccaaggggGAGAACTTCACCGAAACTGACATCAAGATGATGGAGCGAGTTGTGGAGCAAATGTGCATCACCCAGTACCAGAGAGAATCCGAGGCTTATTACCAAAGAGGGGCAAGTGtgatcctcttctcctcccctcctgtgatcctcctcatctctttcctcatttttctcataGTAGGATAG